In the Pleuronectes platessa chromosome 8, fPlePla1.1, whole genome shotgun sequence genome, one interval contains:
- the rab9b gene encoding ras-related protein Rab-9B, translating to MSGKSLLLKVILLGDGGVGKSSLMNRYVTDRFDSQSFHTIGVEFLNRDLEVDGRLVTLQIWDTAGQERFKSLRTPFYRGADCCLLTFAVNDLQSFQNLGGWKKEFMYYSDVKDPERFPFVVLGNKVDMERREVGADEARAWCEESGCCPYFETSAKDDTNVTAAFEAAVREVLAAEDQMDHALLSSTIDLHGNRKASRASCC from the coding sequence ATGAGCGGGAAGAGCCTGCTGCTGAAGGTGATCTTGCTGGGGGACGGTGGAGTGGGCAAGTCCTCTTTGATGAACCGCTATGTCACGGACCGCTTCGACTCCCAGTCCTTTCACACCATCGGCGTGGAGTTCCTCAACAGGGACCTGGAGGTGGACGGGCGCCTGGTCACTCTCCAGATCTGGGACACGGCGGGTCAGGAGCGCTTCAAGTCCCTGCGCACGCCATTCTACCGTGGGGCCGACTGCTGCCTGCTCACGTTTGCTGTGAACGACTTGCAGAGCTTCCAGAACCTCGGCGGCTGGAAGAAGGAGTTCATGTACTACTCAGATGTCAAAGACCCCGAGCGCTTCCCCTTCGTGGTGCTGGGCAACAAGGTAGACATGGAGCGGAGGGAGGTGGGGGCGGACGAAGCCCGGGCCTGGTGCGAGGAGAGCGGATGCTGTCCTTACTTTGAGACCAGTGCTAAGGATGACACTAATGTCACAGCTGCATTTGAGGCGGCTGTCAGGGAGGTTCTTGCTGCTGAGGACCAGATGGACCACGCACTACTGAGTAGTACTATAGATCTCCATGGCAACCGCAAAGCCTCTCGCGCGTCTTGCTGCTGA